The genomic DNA CGCCCTGCTCGAGCGGGCAGGGCTTCCCGTGCAGGTCGTGGAGGGCAGCCGCTGGAACCTGAAGGTGACCGTGCCGGAGGACCGGGCGGTGGCGGAGAGCCTGCTGGCGCGTGCGCCGAGGCGGAGCGCCCCGCCCTCCACCGAGCGGGGCTGGGCGGCCCTCGTGACCCACGTCAGGTCGGGCGGCCTGATCGCCTACCCGACCGGCACCGTGTACGGGTTCGGGGGCGCGGCCACCCCGGAGGGGGTGGCGGCGCTCGCGCGCCTGAAGCACCGCGAAGTGGCCCGGAAGCCGTTCCTGATCCTGCTGGAAGGTCCGGATGCGGCGCCCGGCCTGGCCTGGTCGGAGGAGGCGCGTCGGCTGTCCCGGGCGTTCTGGCCGGGCCCGCTCACCCTGATCGTCGGGGATCCCCGGCGGACCTTTCCGGCCGGCGTGCGTGGGCCCGAAGGCGGGGTGGCCGTCCGGGTGGATGCCCACCCGGTGGCCACCGAGATCGTCCGGCGGCTGGGGGCCCCCCTGACGTCGTCCAGCGCGAACGCGCCGGGACAGCCGCCGGCCACGGACGGCCGGGGTGCGCTGGAGGCGCTGGAGGCGCTGGGCGCCGACGCCTCCGTCTGGGTGATCGACGCGGGGCCGGTCTCCGGCGGCGCCTCCTCGACGCTCGTGGACATGACCGGGCCCACGCCCAGATTGATACGCGCAGGCGCGCTCCCTCCCGCGAGGATCCGCGAGCATGTCCGACTCGACGGCTGACGTCCCCGAGGCTCCCCACCCGGAGCCCTACCGGCTCCTGTTCGTGTGTACGGGCAACACGTGTCGCAGCCCGATGGCGGAGGTCATCGCCCGGGAGCAGGTGCGGCGGCGGGGCTGGCCGCACGTGGAGGTGGGGTCGGCTGGGACATTCGCAAGCCGCGGAGGCCCGGCCGCCGAGGAGGCCCGTCGCGTGGCGGCGGAGCACGGGTTGGACCTGGAGGACCACCGCAGTCGGCCGCTGTCCGCGGAGGACGTGACGCGCGCGGACGTCATCCTGGGGATGACCGCCAGCCACGTGGAGATGGCGGCCGGGCTCGGGGCGGGGGAGCGGGTGGCGCTCCTCGCGGAGCTGGGAGGGGGCGTGGCCGAATCGGTCCCCGATCCGATCGGGCAGGGCATCGACGCCTACCGGGCCACGTGGCGGGTGCTCGAGCGCTGGATCGACGGCGTGCTGACCCGTCTGGAGCCGGTGGTGGCCCCATGAGCGTGACATCGGCCACACGGATCTTCGCCCTGCTGGGCGATCCGGTCGCTCATTCGCGTTCGCCGCTGATGCAGAACGCGGCCCTGGCGGCCGCCGACAAGGATGGGGTCTACGTGGCGCTGCGCTGCGACGAGGCCTCCTTCCCGCACATGCTCCGGGGGATCGCGCTGGCCGGCGGCGGCGGGAACGTGACGCTGCCGCACAAGGAGCGCGCCGCACGCGTGGTCGACGAAGGCACCGAGGATGTCCGCCGCACCGGGGCCTGCAACACCTTCTGGCTGGAGGACGGGCGGATCTGCGGAGACAACACCGACGTGGAGGGCTTCCGCCGCGCCCTGGACCTCTCGTTCCCCGGATCGCGCGTCGGCTGGCGGGTGCTGCTCCTGGGCGCCGGCGGCGCCGCGCGCGCCGTCCTGGTGGCCCTGTTGGACGAAGGCGTGGAGCACGTGGCCCTCCTCAACCGCACCGTGGAGCGCGCGCGCTCGGTGTCGCGGCGCATCGGCGGCGAGCGCGTGCGGGTCGTCGAATCGGTGGAGTCCCTGGCCCGCGAGCGCTTCGACCTGGTCGTCAACTCCACCTCCCTCGGGCTGGGCGCGAGCGATGCCCGGCCCCTGGACCTGCGCCAGGTCGGGGAGGTGGGCGCGGTCTTCGACCTCCTCTACGGACGCGATACCGCGCTGCTCCGGGACGCTCGTGCGGCGGGACTGCCGAGCGCGGACGGGAGCGCCATGTTGCTCCACCAGGGTGCGGTGGCGTTCGAGCGCTGGTGGGGGGAGCCGGCTCCCGTGGAGGCCATGGAGCGCGCGCTGGGGCTTCCGGCACCGGCATGAGGCCCGGCGGGTGGGCCCGGCTTCTGGACCGGGTGCTCCCGCCCGCCTGCCCGGGTTGCCTCGGCCCCCTCGCCGTCCCATCCGACCCGCTCTGCGCCCGCTGCAGGCTCCGGTTGGCCCCGCTCCCGTGGCCCCGCTGCGACCGGTGCGGGGTGCCCCGGGGCACGGGTGCGGAGGGGCTGCCCTGTCGGGAGTGCGCCGGCTGGCCCGCGTCGCTGGCGTGGGCCCGGAGCGCGGTCGCCTTCGACGGTCCCGCCGTGCGGCTGGTGCACGGCCTCAAGTACCAGGGCTGGTGGCGGGTGGCCGACCTCATGGCCGCGCACATGGCACCGTTGTTGGCGGGGGTGCGCGGCGTGCTGGTCCCGGTGCCGACCACGCCCGGCCGCGCCCGGATCCGGGGCTACAACCAGGCTGAGCTGATCGCACGTAAGCTGTCCCTGGAGGCGGGGTTGGACGTCTTCGACGTGCTGGAGCGGGCCCCCGCCCGACGCTCCCAGGTCGCCTTGCCTCGCCTGGAGCGCATGGCTAACGTGGTGCAGGCCTTTCGGGTGCGGTCCGCGGCGCGGAGCGGGCTCCGGGGGGCCGAACTCATTTTGGTGGACGACGTCCTCACCACGGGAGCGACCGCCGCCGCCGTCGCGGGCGCGCTCTCCCGGGCCGGCCTCGCCCGCCTCGCGATCGTCACGTTCGCACGGACCCTTCCTCCGGGAGCCCGGGCGACGCCTCCATAGGAGCTCCACCGCACATGGCCATTCGCGTCGCCATCAACGGCTTCGGCCGCATCGGCCGCAACGTCCTGCGCGCGGCCAAGGAATCCGGCCGCACGGACCTCGACTTCGTGGCCGTCAACGACCTGACGGACAACGCCACGCTGGCGCACCTGCTCAAGTACGATTCGGTCCACGGGGCCTACCCGGGTACGGTGGAGCTCTCCGACGACGGGCTCGTCGTGGACGGCGACGCGCTCAAGGTGCTCTCCGAGAAGGACCCGGCCCGGCTTCCCTGGAAGGATCTGGGGATCGACATCGTCATCGAGTCGACGGGTCGCTTCACCGACCGGGACAAGGCCGCCGCGCACCTCGAGGGCGGGGCGCGCAAGGTGATCATCTCCGCGCCGGCCAAGAAGGAGGACATCACCGTGGTCATGGGCGTCAACCACGAGGCCTACGATCCCGACAGCCACCACGTGATCTCCAACGCCAGCTGCACCACCAACTGTCTCGCGCCGGTGGTCAAGGTCCTGCTGGACCGGTTCGGTTTCGAGAACGGCTTCATGACCACGGTCCACTCCTACACGAACGACCAGCAGATCCTCGACGCGCCCCACAAGGACCTGCGGCGCGCGCGCGCGGCCGCCATGTCCATCATCCCCACCACCACGGGCGCGGCCAAGGCGACCGGCCTGGTGCTCCCCACCGTGAAGGGACGGATCGACGGCATCGCCATGCGGGTCCCCACACCGGACGTGTCCGTGGTGGACCTGGTGGCCACGGTCGGAAAGGCCACCAGCACCGAAGAGGTCAACCAGGCCTTCCGCGAGGCCGCCGAAGGCGACCTGCAGGGCATCCTGGCCTACTCGGACGAGCCGCTGGTGTCCATCGACTACACCGGCCACCCCGCCAGCTCGATCGTGGACGGGCTGTCCACGAACGTGTCCGGGACCCTCGTCAAGGTCATGTCCTGGTACGACAACGAGTGGGGCTACTCGCAGCGCGTGGTCGATCTGACCGCCTACGTGGGCGAGCGCCTGGGCGTGAACGTCTGACGGCTGACCTCCGTGGGTCCCGGCACGCGCCGGGGCCCGCGGGTCGGGCTCCAGGGTGTAACGAGCCTCTCCTCCTCCTCGTATGGTCCGGCCGATGCGAGACTCCAAGCTCTCGAGGGCGCGCACCGACGCGCAGGCGGCGCCGGGCAGCGCGCTTCCGGCCGACTTCGTCGTCTGGTACGATGAGCACCGGCCCACGGTCTTCCGGTACGTGCGGTTCCGCCTTGCCACCCGCGAGGCGGCGGAGGACGTGACCTCGGAGGTCTTCCTGAAAGCGCTGCGGTCCTTCGGGCGCTACGATCCCGCCAAGGCCTCGCCGCGTACCTGGCTGCTACGGATCGCCCGCAACGCGGTCACCGACCACCTGCGGGCGCTGCGGCGGCGTGGCTCGCTGCACGTCTCGCTGGACAAGGTGCCGGACCTCGTGTCGGGCGACGACTCGCCCGAGGTACGGTTGGTGCGGGAAGAGCGCGTGCAGCGCATCCTGAACGCCAGCAAGCGCCTTCGGCGCTCGGACCAGGAGATCCTCTCGCTCCGCTACGGGACCGGCCTCTCCAACCAGGAGATCGCCGAGACCATGGACGTGAGCCAGAACGCCGTGGCCGTCCGGATCCACCGGGCGCTCAAGCGGCTGAAGGACACGCTCGACCTCGATGCGGTCGAGCGGAGTTGACCCTCCACGAGGACGAGATGCTCGCCTCTCGCGATAGAGAACAGATGCCTGCCGACCTGCTCGAGCTCCATCGGGAGCTGGAGACGATCGACATCCACGAGCGGCCCTCGTTCGGACCGGAGCTCCGGGCCGAGCTGGAGGACGCCGCCCGGCGCGGCTGGACCCGCCCCCGCCCGCGGACGCGGGTGCCCATGCTGATGGCCGCCTCGATCGTGCTGCTGTGCGGCCTGATCGCCGCGCCGTCGGCGCGGGCGTCGATCGTCGAGCTGCTCGGCGCCGTGCAGACCCGGCTTGGAGGCGCCCCGGAGGTCGCTCCGCGGCCCGTGCCGGTGTCCCTCGAGCCACCCGGCAGCACCGACCTGGAGCAGGACCCGGTCTTCATCCCCCTGGCCGCGGCCCAACCGGAGGCCGAGCCCGTGGAGACGCCGGCACCGTGGTCGGGCACGCTCGCCGACCTGGCGCCGTACGACGCGTATCCATCCCTGCTCGATCGAGACGGCGTCGACGACCTGGTGCGCTGGTTCTATCCCGACCGCCTGGAGCGGCAAGGGGTGGGAGGGGTGGTGCGCCTGATCCTGTGGGTCGAGGCCGACGGCAGCGTGGCCGACCGCCAGGTGGCGCGCACCTCCGGCAACGCCGCGCTGGATGCGGCCGCGCTGCGCGCCGCGGAGCACTTCCGGTTCACGCCGGCGCGCCGACGCGGACAGCCCGTGGGCACGTGGGTCGAGTTCGACGTGAACGTGCAGGCCGCCCCGGGGAGCCGCACGCTCTCGGGGATCGAATCCGTGCAGCCGGGGCGGATCCCCTAGCCGGCGTCCGCGGATCGGCGTCCCTGCGCGGGCGCATCCGCCGTCGCTGGAGGTCGCTGCCGCGCGGAGGGTACGCCCGACGGGCGCGTCCGTGGTCCGCCGACGGACGCCCCTACGCCAGGTTGTGGAAGACCCGCTGGACGTCGTCGTCCTGCTCGATCCGGTCGAGCAGCTCGAGCGCCTCGTTGGCCTGGTCCTCCGGAAGCTCCGTGGGGTTCAGCGGGATGTACTCGCTCTCGGCCGACAGCGGCGCGATTCCCCGCTCCTCGAAGGCGCGCTGCATCTGCCCGAAGTCCGCGAACGCACAGCGGATGACGAGGTGGGGCTCGCCCTTCTCGCCGGAGCCCTCCCCCATCTCCTCCAGCCCGTGATCGATGAGGTCCAGCTCCAGGGCCTCGGCGTCGATGCCCTCCGGATCGAGACGGAAGACCCCCATGCGTTTGAACGCGAACGCGACGCTTCCCGTCGTGCCGAGGCTTCCGCCCCAGTGGTTGATGAGCGAGCGCAGGTTGGCCACGGTGCGGGTCGGGTTGTCCGTGGCGGTCTCGACGAGCATGGCCACACCGTGCGGCGCGTACCCCTCGTAGAGGATCTCCTCGTAGACCTCCGCGCCCTGTCCGGAGGCACGCTTGATCGCGGCCTCCACCTTGTCCTTGGGCATGTTCACGGCGCGCGCGTTCTGGATGACGCGCCGGAGGGCCGGGTTGTTCTCGGGCACCGGCCCGCCCGCCTTCACTGCGATCGCGATGTCCTTGCCGATGCGGGCGAACTGCTTCGCCATACGGTCCCAGCGGCGGAACATCGTCGCCTTCCGGGTCTCGAAGATACGTCCCATGCCGATGTCGGATCCGAGAGGAATTCAGGTCACGGCGACCAAGCTACACCATTGCGCGCCGGGAGCGAGGGCCGGCCCGGCCGAATGGGACCTCGGAGTCCGTCGGAGGCGCGCCGCCGCCCCGGCTCCCGGTCCAACCCGCGTGCGCTTCCCTTCCGCCGGGTCGCGTGACAGCTTCGGGACACCGACCCGGGGGCCCGCCCCGGCCCGACCTTCCCGCCCCGACATCCATGCGACGCAAGACGATCGACGACCTTCCCGAGGCGGCTCTGCGGGGCCGAACGGTCACCGTCCGTCTGGATCTGAACGTTCCCGTCTCCGACGACGGGCAGGTCCAGGACGACACCCGGATCACCGCCGTGCTGCCCACGCTGCGCCGTCTGCGGGAGGCCGGGGCGCGTCTGGTGCTGCTCTCCCACTTCGGTCGTCCCAAGGGAGCGCCCGACCCCCGCTACTCGCTCGCCCCCGTCTCCGAGCGGCTCTCCGCGCTGCTGGGCGCTCCTGTGCGCTTCCTGCCCCACTGGAAGGGGCCCGACGTCACGGAGGCCGTCGGGGCGCTGTCGGACGGGGAGCTCCTGCTGCTCGAGAACA from Gemmatimonadota bacterium includes the following:
- the ispD gene encoding 2-C-methyl-D-erythritol 4-phosphate cytidylyltransferase yields the protein MRVGVVLPAAGAGVRMGGAPKAFLEVAGRPLLAWSLDVFLADPRVEVVVVLLPPGAAVPDWVEELAPRVRVAPGGETRTASVAAGLDVLPDGIDTVVVHDAARPRVDLGALDRCLAVAAQDIAAVVGHPAVDTIKEVEDGVVQGTPDRRRLWQVQTPQVFPRTLLQHAHAAARATGVDGTDDAALLERAGLPVQVVEGSRWNLKVTVPEDRAVAESLLARAPRRSAPPSTERGWAALVTHVRSGGLIAYPTGTVYGFGGAATPEGVAALARLKHREVARKPFLILLEGPDAAPGLAWSEEARRLSRAFWPGPLTLIVGDPRRTFPAGVRGPEGGVAVRVDAHPVATEIVRRLGAPLTSSSANAPGQPPATDGRGALEALEALGADASVWVIDAGPVSGGASSTLVDMTGPTPRLIRAGALPPARIREHVRLDG
- a CDS encoding low molecular weight protein arginine phosphatase; translation: MSDSTADVPEAPHPEPYRLLFVCTGNTCRSPMAEVIAREQVRRRGWPHVEVGSAGTFASRGGPAAEEARRVAAEHGLDLEDHRSRPLSAEDVTRADVILGMTASHVEMAAGLGAGERVALLAELGGGVAESVPDPIGQGIDAYRATWRVLERWIDGVLTRLEPVVAP
- the aroE gene encoding shikimate dehydrogenase, translated to MSVTSATRIFALLGDPVAHSRSPLMQNAALAAADKDGVYVALRCDEASFPHMLRGIALAGGGGNVTLPHKERAARVVDEGTEDVRRTGACNTFWLEDGRICGDNTDVEGFRRALDLSFPGSRVGWRVLLLGAGGAARAVLVALLDEGVEHVALLNRTVERARSVSRRIGGERVRVVESVESLARERFDLVVNSTSLGLGASDARPLDLRQVGEVGAVFDLLYGRDTALLRDARAAGLPSADGSAMLLHQGAVAFERWWGEPAPVEAMERALGLPAPA
- a CDS encoding double zinc ribbon domain-containing protein; its protein translation is MRPGGWARLLDRVLPPACPGCLGPLAVPSDPLCARCRLRLAPLPWPRCDRCGVPRGTGAEGLPCRECAGWPASLAWARSAVAFDGPAVRLVHGLKYQGWWRVADLMAAHMAPLLAGVRGVLVPVPTTPGRARIRGYNQAELIARKLSLEAGLDVFDVLERAPARRSQVALPRLERMANVVQAFRVRSAARSGLRGAELILVDDVLTTGATAAAVAGALSRAGLARLAIVTFARTLPPGARATPP
- the gap gene encoding type I glyceraldehyde-3-phosphate dehydrogenase gives rise to the protein MAIRVAINGFGRIGRNVLRAAKESGRTDLDFVAVNDLTDNATLAHLLKYDSVHGAYPGTVELSDDGLVVDGDALKVLSEKDPARLPWKDLGIDIVIESTGRFTDRDKAAAHLEGGARKVIISAPAKKEDITVVMGVNHEAYDPDSHHVISNASCTTNCLAPVVKVLLDRFGFENGFMTTVHSYTNDQQILDAPHKDLRRARAAAMSIIPTTTGAAKATGLVLPTVKGRIDGIAMRVPTPDVSVVDLVATVGKATSTEEVNQAFREAAEGDLQGILAYSDEPLVSIDYTGHPASSIVDGLSTNVSGTLVKVMSWYDNEWGYSQRVVDLTAYVGERLGVNV
- a CDS encoding sigma-70 family RNA polymerase sigma factor — translated: MRDSKLSRARTDAQAAPGSALPADFVVWYDEHRPTVFRYVRFRLATREAAEDVTSEVFLKALRSFGRYDPAKASPRTWLLRIARNAVTDHLRALRRRGSLHVSLDKVPDLVSGDDSPEVRLVREERVQRILNASKRLRRSDQEILSLRYGTGLSNQEIAETMDVSQNAVAVRIHRALKRLKDTLDLDAVERS
- a CDS encoding TonB family protein, whose protein sequence is MPADLLELHRELETIDIHERPSFGPELRAELEDAARRGWTRPRPRTRVPMLMAASIVLLCGLIAAPSARASIVELLGAVQTRLGGAPEVAPRPVPVSLEPPGSTDLEQDPVFIPLAAAQPEAEPVETPAPWSGTLADLAPYDAYPSLLDRDGVDDLVRWFYPDRLERQGVGGVVRLILWVEADGSVADRQVARTSGNAALDAAALRAAEHFRFTPARRRGQPVGTWVEFDVNVQAAPGSRTLSGIESVQPGRIP
- a CDS encoding YebC/PmpR family DNA-binding transcriptional regulator, yielding MGRIFETRKATMFRRWDRMAKQFARIGKDIAIAVKAGGPVPENNPALRRVIQNARAVNMPKDKVEAAIKRASGQGAEVYEEILYEGYAPHGVAMLVETATDNPTRTVANLRSLINHWGGSLGTTGSVAFAFKRMGVFRLDPEGIDAEALELDLIDHGLEEMGEGSGEKGEPHLVIRCAFADFGQMQRAFEERGIAPLSAESEYIPLNPTELPEDQANEALELLDRIEQDDDVQRVFHNLA